The following proteins are co-located in the Leishmania major strain Friedlin complete genome, chromosome 30 genome:
- the ATG4.2 gene encoding putative AUT2/APG4/ATG4 cysteine peptidase, translating into MLRYVQDLWSAFFPTEAVFPLQVVGRSGAAVESREELEKALTDTFLIFTYRDGFEAIPAVTRLIETDQGWGCLLRTSQMLLAHFLWVHGRPADRKLSLFFDHSAETAPFSIHNMIRSVWNRRVFKAEYWSPSQGCEAIKRTVQGAVKTEQLQTRVMVVTSTNGCIYADEVQHTFKQGADVVLVLASVRVSAAAQLTQESYLQIEKLMEQPQCLGVVGGVPGRSYYFFAHNQTQLFYLDPHQRTAAALLCEGLSAAASVTPSVADVRCVHWSRVDTSLFLAFAVTTRDEWAALEVHLSNRFMHVESQQTQRDCDHLGGARPGHADSTFVSPLQMGHSCAMGGASISETAPLVHRRTLRLPRKRFKEGGVGTATAAAAERDDGEDELDTDSWEYLD; encoded by the coding sequence ATGCTCCGCTACGTGCAAGATTTATGGAGCGCCTTTTTCCCCACGGAGGCGGTCTTTCCACTCCAAGTCGTCGGCAGGtctggcgctgccgtggaATCGCGAGAGGAGTTAGAGAAGGCACTCACCGACACATTTCTCATCTTCACGTACCGGGACGGCTTCGAGGCGATCCCGGCCGTCACGCGCCTGATCGAGACAGACCAGGGATGGGGCTGCCTTCTGCGCACCTCGCAGATGCTTCTGGCTCATTTCTTGTGGGTCCATGGCCGTCCAGCGGATCGCAAActttctcttttcttcgACCACAGTGCCGAGACGGCGCCGTTCTCGATCCACAACATGATCCGAAGTGTATGGAATCGGCGGGTGTTCAAGGCGGAGTACTGGAGCCCATCGCAGGGCTGCGAGGCCATCAAGCGCACGGTGCAGGGTGCCGTAAagacggagcagctgcagacgcgCGTGATGGTGGTGACGTCCACAAACGGGTGCATCTACGCTGACGAGGTGCAGCACACCTTCAAGCAGGGGGCGGATGTGGTGCTCGTCTTGGCCTCTGTGCGCGTgagtgcggcggcgcagctgacgcagGAGAGCTACCTCCAGATAGAAAAGCTGAtggagcagccgcagtgTCTGGGGGTTGTCGGCGGAGTACCGGGACGGAGTTACTACTTCTTTGCTCACAACCAAACACAGCTCTTCTACCTGGACCCGCACCAGCGAacggctgccgcgctgctgtgtgagGGGCTgtccgccgcggcctctGTCACGCCATCCGTCGCCGATGTGCGTTGTGTACATTGGTCACGCGTGGACACATCGCTGTTTCTCGCCTTCGCCGTTACAACACGCGATGAGTGggccgcgctggaggtgcaTCTCTCTAACAGATTCATGCACGTCGAATcgcagcagacgcagcgCGACTGCGATCATCTCGGGGGTGCGCGGCCGGGTCACGCCGACAGCACCTTTGTGTCCCCGCTGCAGATGGGCCATAGTTGTGCGATGGGCGGCGCGTCGATTTCCGAGACGGCACCACTAGTACACCGACGTACGCTGCGGTTACCTCGCAAGAGGTTCAAGGAGGGCGGGGTAGgcactgccaccgctgctgcagcggagaggGATGATGGTGAAGACGAGCTCGACACGGATTCGTGGGAGTATCTGGattga